accaTGCCATTTTTGTATGGGTATGCATTGTGCATCATGAGTAGAAATAACATACATACACATTGTTTATAAAGATTTTGTATATGTAGATATTACCTCTTCAGAGGTAACCCAGATTTTCACAAGGAAATCTGTAACctgttttgcaaaaatgttttcgttttgtgttttttttgatAAGCAACAGTGAACATAGCGCATCAGGACATGAAATGTGGTGATTTTTCTAGTTCTCTTTAATAATCCATGGAAATCTACAGGGTCTGGAAAGGATTAAAACTAAACTGGCAGAAAAGGTTTTGACCTAGCCCACTATCAGTGCTGCAGTTCCATGTATTATACATGCAAAAACATTATCAGATAATTTTAGATTACTCCTTCTTTCAGGCCATGTAATCTTCCTAGAAAACTGTAGACCTATGGACTATATTATTGCTGGGAGAAATAATGTCTGACTGATACGTTCATAAAATGTTCACTATAGACTAAAGTTTACTGCAGAACCTAGAGACAATCAGGGAAATGTTCCACATGCAATTAAGATAATATTAAGAGCAATTAAGTGGGAAAGTGGGCAACCTGGAAATAATTCTTTTCGATATCTAGgggaagattttttccttcaagaacttttttctttctagcacAGCCTTCCATCCATCCGTGCAataccatagaatcatttaggttggaaaagatctttaagatcatcaagtccaactgttaatctaacactaccaagtccaccactaaatcatgtccctaagcgccacgtctacacatcttttaaatacctccagggatggtgactcaaccacttccctgggcagcctgttccagtgcttgacaacccttttggtgaagaaatttttcctcatgtccaatctaaacctcccctggcgcaacttgaggccatttcctctcgtcctatcacttgttacttgggagaagagaccaacactcacctcgctacaacctcctttcaggtagttgtggagcgcgataaggtctcccctgagccttcttttctccaggtgtcgtggtttaatctcagtcggcaactaagcaccacgcagccgctcgctcactccccccctggtgggatgggggagaaaatcggaagggtaaaagtgagaaaaactcgtgggttgagataaagacagtttaataggtaaagcaaaagccatgcatgcaagcaaagcaaaacaaggaattcattcactacttcccatcggcaggcaggtgttcagccatctctaggaaagcagggctccatcacgcgtaacggttacttgggaagacaaacgccatcactccaaacgtcccccccttccttcttcttcccccagctctatatactgagcatgacgtcacatggtatggaatatccctttggccagtttcggccagctgtcctggctgtgccccctcccagcttcttgtacacctccagccttctcagtcagtagagcatgggaagctgaaaagtccttgactagtgtaaacactacctagcaacaactaaaacataggtgtgttatcaacattgttctcaccctaaatccaaaacacagcactgtaccagctaccaggaaggaaattaactctatccctgccaaaaccaggacaccaggctaaacaaccctagttccctcagcggctcctcataagacttgttctctagacccttcaccagcttcgttgctcttctttggacacgctccagcacctcaacgtccttcttgtagtggggggcccaaaactgaacacagtattcaaggtgcggcctcaccagtgccgcgTACAAAgagacgatcacttccctagtcctgctggccacactatttctgatacaagccaggatgctgttaccgtaagtcggcagatgaaaaactctctaagactcaatttggagttttagaaagcaggcattctttattgcggcgccggacacacaggggatcactccacctaatgtgcgcgccgagctgcttaactataggagttaagtacagtcaaaatatacatattcattagttttccgaggcatgattaacatattaatgttagttcattagcatatgtaaaagtctttacacatgcgctcttatgtccattggtggtctttcagggtcctctggtggtcgtcgatagtcttcctcaccatgaccgctagttgaactcagttcttgcgcatgcacagttcgttctttggctcggtttgcacacttttaccttcacaaactagctgtcttcagcatcactttcttatctacaaagtttcaaggtcttctgtcctactgaatgtttagcttatctatccagagagtatacccctactgcacagagtaaacccctactgaatgtttggcttatctattcagagaatatgtcaagcttggctacattatgtccagtgaagagaaccagatgtctcttcaatattcctttgtactcggtatcaatccctccttttcttttgaggattcgtagctagcaagctacaatcctcatcTCATTAAGAGAGTTGACAAAGCTATAGTAGACAGGGTTAGTATATGTCAAGTTGGGTTATTCgtttcatcatgtaccaaacctttgtaTACAATATAACTACAAGTAACAGGCATACTACAGTTAGAGTTAGTAAGACTATaattggatgaagcataaggttaaacactcccgttgcagtcggtgaccatccaagaagagtttcccaccagtggtgttctccatccttctttactctttccaagacatggtgtatctcttctgtatcatggtgaacggtgattagagttttgcgTCCATTGTCTCGGGCCCGTTCTAGTAATTGACACAGGTCATTATGTTgcagtagtttcttcaccaatgtgagatccattccgatgggggtaggtaataaatcttcactcaatgtataattagattgcagtaattgataagatgtaacaggagctgaataattaaagtcgcatcctataatgttagtaaagttacagacacaaatatttgagtgattgcttgtatctacagtaacgctATCCACAAATATACAGTCACAaggggttctcatacaaacacatccttttccaatatatatgagTATAGTGTTAGGTgtctcatcaggatgtatttcaaagtgacaaacactttgttcagtgtcaagacaaatgtcttgggctttattggtgttactctcacaaataaatccttgctgttcccgtacaacacatgcgttaacatcaacagtttgccatttgtttccattctgttgggcccatactctatgttctgatggatagagtatagttccattgtgatttaatcctaatgcaatgattgggtatatggtgtatactgaagcattgtgaattgttaagacaaaagctgtggccttattgttgatgggatcaaaagtgaaattaactaagtaccaccaggattggaattctttctcaaatttagttgcattatcccaaattacctttcgaatttcggtgggtaaggtgccctcttccccttctcttataactgctgctaccatagattgaattaagttctattactcccagatattctcttaactactagtcgaagaggtgatcttgattccactttccattctacaggagctttcttaattcgAGAGTAGTGAATccacggtccttttccttctagtttaactgctgtatgtgtagttaacaagatttgaaatggtcctttccatttttcttgtagtggttcagaagtccatgatttaatgtatacccaatctccgggctggaatggatgcgctggggaatcaagacctagagatttattcaagactacatatttatttagtttttgtaaaactttcccaagagcaatcaagtaatttcttgcatcattctccccttgtattcgcatctctcctggcagtccaggcatttggtacggtcgtccatacATCAATTCGTATGGGCTGaagtgttgcctacctcgtggctgGACTCTAATTCTTAGCAAAGCTAGAGGCAAAGCCTGTGTCCAGTTTatcgaggtttcctgacatatcttacttaactgagtcttgagggtacaattcattctttctaccttaccactagattgaggcctataaggggtatgtaaatcccaactaatatctaacagtctgcttatttcagtaactactttggctacaaaatgtggacccctatccgatgacatccctaaaggtactccaaatcttgggattatttcttttaataatatttttactacttcttttgctttattggtgcgacatggaaaggcctcaggccatcctgtatatgtatccacaaggactaacaaatactttagccctccttttcttggcaattcagtaaaatctatttgccaatactccccaggtgcctgtccctccatagtttttccaaattgaattttattctgtgtttttgggttgtttttacaacataactcacatctttgtgtgactgatttaataatttccaccatatttctgctaataaccgacttctgtaaatgttttaacaaattttcagtcccccagtgcacagtgttatgttcttcctttactaaactATTCATAAGGGAATGCGGTATTACTACTaaacctgtaggtgtaactgcccatccgtcttctcgcctttctgcttgtaaagtttcgattaatcttttatcttgtttatcgtaaatagggttttcttgaagggagattctttttcctggcactattgctaatacattttcttctatgcctttttctgcagcccgctttgcggccaaatcagccagcttatttcctcggtcctgagcggtttgtcccgactgatgagctttacaatgcataacagctacagcagccggagcctttatgctctccagtaggctcaagatctcttctttatgctttatctccgtaccttgtgaggataacaatcctctttccttccaaattgctccatgtgcatgtactactccaaaagcatatttagaatctgtccaaatattcacacacttatttgcacttaactgtagagctcgggtgagagctatcagttcggccttctgagctgacgtcttggtgggcagcgcttgtgcttccaccaccatTTCGACGgtggtgattgcatatcctgatacccgctttccttctttcataaagctgctgccgtccgtgtatagctcccaatctggattctgcaagggaacatcctttaaatcgggtctgcttgaatagacttcctcaatggtctgcagacagtcatgttccggtttgccgccttcttgtcgagttgagagaaacatggcaggattaatcacagtagtagtctttaaggtcacatcatctagttctattagtactacttaatattttagcattctactaggagacaaccaatgtccacccttctggtccaatactgtggtcaccatgtgtggaacataaacagttatcttttgtcccatagtaagttttcgagcctcctgtattaataacactgttgcagctactgctcttaggcaactcggccatccttggctcaccggatcaagttgtttagaaaagtaggccacagcccttttatattcccccaaccgctgggttaaaactccaagggctattgcttgtctttcatgagtaaataattcaaatggcttttctaaattaggcagtcccaaagctggggccttcatcagagctcttttgagttgaatgtatgcatttcgatcttcatttgaccattgcagggaaccttttgatgacttcaataattcatacaagggttttaccatcagtccatagttagcaatccataaacgacaccatcccaccattcctaaaaaggttctcaactcatgaacatttcgaggttctggaagctgacaaatagcttctttcctttcattacttaattgtctctgtcccctcagaatttcaaagcccaaatatattacagtttcctgtgcaatttgggcctttccttttgacactcggtaaccactaagtccgaggaaatttaataaactgactgtcaattccaagcattcctctcgggagttcccagctattagtatatcgtcgacatactgtagcattactccatttctgttttcttgtctccataattctaattcttttgctagttgatttccaaagattgtcggactatttttgaatccttgcggtaataCAGTCCAAGTgtactgggttttccttccagtctcaggattctcccattcaaaggcaaacaattcctggcttccggaatcaagtgggacacagaaaaaggcatcttttaaatctaaaactgtaaaccacccctgtTCCTCGGTGAGTGCGGTTAATAGTGTATATGGATTTGCCACTACTGGATatatatcttggacaatttggtttactgctctcaaatcctggactaatctgtaagattttccatcggccttcttaacaggtaaaatcggagtattatacttagattcacattctcttaataacccatatttcaaaaacttttgtataataggtaccaaaccaagtttagcttctaattttaagggatactgcTTCAATCTTACCGGtgttgatcctggtataaggtctattcttacgggttcagccctctttgattttccaggtatttctcctgcccagacaataGGGATCACTGCATCTTCAACTTCAGTcgggattttccttttcacttgctcaatttcctgcaataataatattgaagcttggacaaatttagattcaggtattgacacttctacttctccattcttaaactttatttcagcttctagtttttctagtagatctcggcctattaaaggttttggtgcacctggtagatacaaaaactgatgcgttacccattgttttccaattttaaattttagaggtttaaagaagggccgcgtctccggctttcctgtcgcaccaataattcttacagtatcatatcctaactcatgtttctttgtattcAAAACCGAATAAGTAGCTCCTGTATCaattaaacattctatttcagtttcatcttcccccagcttaattttaaccagaggctctgctggggaagattcctccggtttccttcagtcttccatttctatgtttaatatagaggtttcagactttccatttttttgtaaCAACGGACATTCTTGTTTCCAATGTCCCTCCTTCCTACAATAAGCACATTGAGTTTTTCCTAATGGGGGTCTAGAGTATCCCCTACTGCGACCTTCCCGATGTCGACCCCCCCCAAATCCGTCTCTTCTTTGGCCTCCTTGTGAACCACGAACTCCTTCCAATGCTGCGATTAGCctagcattccctttttctttttgctggtctctgtttctatatATTAACCAAGCCCGatctaaaagctttcccaaatctctagcatctgccccttgtagtttctgtaatttcctgcGAATGTCGTCTGCAGATTGTCcaataaataaagttgccaattgactctttccctcttctgattcaggatctagtgttgtatattttcgggctgcttcttttaacttatttaagaagtctgtgggtgactccttcttgtcttgtttaatttcatataattttgaccagtttATTGCTTTAGGTATAGCATTCCTTATCCCAAATAGGACCCATTTTTGATATTgagtcagtaataatttttctccattatcatTTGGATCCCATGCAGGATCAGCTGAAGGGAAATGATGCTCCAGTTGTCCCTGCAGTGTTCCCGCAGCTATTTGAGCTTCTACCTGAGTTCTAGCTGTTTTAcgaatcatttccctttctgtactatcaaacaatacttgcatgataacttcaatatctttccaatctggatcctgagtttttatcatcatttcaaaggcactggccaCTCGATCAGAATCATCTCTATAATtgccggcagctattttccagttgtttaaatctgtgatcgaaaaaggcacttttactaCAACTGGAccctcattccctactgcttgccttAACGGAGCTTGCAACACGGTTCCCTGtcggttacgagttctccttgccaccggcgtggccctTGTAGCGCCTCTCTCAGACTCATCGTCCGATTCGCCCTCCACCCTGAAGGGCTCAAATCCATGATTTTGGGATCTCTGCCTCAATCccggagccactaacatctctaaatcctcttcctgctctttctgagtcaacttcaaacatctctgtccaatactacatgccgaacaacacctttttaacactttccctttttctctctctcgttcatccttttccaatgccaataccaaaggatcagttggggccaaattaattccacacttcttttgccactcaggatgctgcctcaatgtaaagaacatatcagcatacaatatctcatcccattttccttctctcctcagaaacagcattagttgtaacagggtattataattcaaagtaccattccttggccacttttctccatcttctagtttatatagtggccaccattgattacaatacttaattagatcatcccttcttgtgaccccaccaggggatcctgcaatttgtttccaatgtattaaaatacaacccaaaggtgatttctttaaaattccctcacCCGTGGATGGTCCggcacccattttatacacagggaatcacacacacagacaagtctttcatacaacaacacaaataaccaatcactataacaaacagatgaactataacaaacagacaatacttgcaataatagacaagttcttacaatatttgttaccgcggttgctagCAGGAATTCtaatcccttttaaatcaaacggggactttaaccccttccaaaccaaacggggacatttaacccctaccaaacggggacatttaacccctaccaaacggggactagcccctacccgggtcctaaacccaaccctgcggagctttcgctgcgtctgacgggcaggtaaccaaatttccgaaagaatgccttattactcacaaagcagtagtcttcgctcaggggctcttcggtccggggatcgggagaagtcctctccgagaatccctcggtgccggctgaggttccgcgatcccaggatccgtcgaggctcaagagctgtgtcccatctgggtcgccaaaactgttaccgtaagtcggcagatgaaaaactctctaagactcaatttggagttttagaaagcaggcattctttattgcggcgccggacgcacaggggatcactccacctaatgtgcgcgccgagctgcttaactataggagttaagtacagtcaaaatatacatattcattagttttccgaggcatgattaacatattaatgttagttcattagcatatgtaaaagtctttacacatgcgctcttatgtccattggtggtctttcagggtcctctggtggtcgtcgatagtcttcctcaccatgaccgctagttgaactcagttcttgcgcatgcacagttcgttctttggctcggtttgcacacttttaccttcacaaactagctgtcttcagcatcactttcttatctacaaagtttcaaggtcttctgtcctactgaatgtttagcttatctatccagagagtatacccctactgcacagagtaaacccctactgaatgtttggcttatctattcagagaatatgtcaagcttggctacattatgtccagtgaagagaaccagatgtctcttcaatattcctttgtacttgGTATcaatgctattggccttcttggccacctgggcacactgctggctcatattcagccggctgtcgaccaacacccccaggtccttttccaccgggcagctttggTGCTACGTGGCACATTGACTGTAACTGTGCCGATTATAACAGCAACTTAAGTACTCCCTTTGCAGACACACGGAGCAGCTACCAAAGCACACGTGCTACTGAAAGACCACCCGGCCTCTGTCCTGTCATTTAAGTTCTTAAGACCAGCCTCATGAATGAACCACACTGTAAGCCTCAAACAGTGCCTGAGCCACTGACTGCACAATGATTTGCCTGAACAATGAAGAATTAAGTCCTACATTTGGCTTCAGGAGAACCAGATATCTGAAATCCCACATCATCctttaattatgtattttgtaACTTACCTTGGGCACATGTCCGTGTTAAAGAATCAACAGAAATTTTATCATTAACTTAAAACATTTACAAGCAAGACATCATGAAGTCTTTGCAATGAAAAgggaaatataattaaaaagcatttattgttaattattactattattgcagTCATGGGATCACTTATGCATTTAGTTTTCTGGTCTGTCTCTCCTGAATGCCTGCTAGCTGTGTTGGAGAGAATGTTCTGCAGCTTTATTGCCATGATTTTTAAAGTGCTACAAGTTTCTTTCACTTCACATTCATATTCTGTTTCCTCTTCTTGAGTTCTTACAGGAAATCTGGCAAAGATTGTGATGCAGGATCAGCACAAAtccatattttgtttttcttcttctttctttttttgctgacaAGCAAAAGTTCAGAAAAATTCAGCTTGCAGTTTAGAGGGTTGGTTAAAACTCTGATAGTCAAAGACGGGTGTAGGAGCTGCTCAGCTGTTCCACCATGAGACGCTGACTTTGGGCTCTACTGGGGATACTACCATCTCcttaaattaaattcttaagaATGCCTGATATGTAAATAATAACTAGTAAATAATATAAGGCGTATGTGAGTAATATTTTGAACATGTCTTCCTGCCAAGagacagccagaaaaaaaatgaaaatgaaggtcAGCTAGAGATGAGGACATACCAAAGTAAAATGCCAACCTGGGACCTCTCTCTCCTGTAGTTCTACAAGAGTCCTTACAAATGAACAGCCATGCAAACCTCTGTTGACTGGAGAGATTTTGAGGCATGGTGTGATGACAATTTCTTGTCAGGACCAGGACTCAGTCACTTTTCAAGTTCCACAAGCTGAGCCAATGCTTTTGGAACTGGATGGTGAGGAGATTCAAAAGTGAATATTGCTGTTATTGCCTGTAATTAGAGAACATGATATGAAGCCTGTTCAGTGTGAATGCTCAGACAAGCCAAGATGTCCATCCAAGCACATGTGAACATATGAAATAAAGGCAATTTCATAGAAGCAACCAATAATGGCTGCTAATGAATTTTgcaggacagatttttttcatgtctttgctATTTGGAGTGATGTGGAGTAGTGTGATGGCTTGTGCAGGTGACTTCCAAAGGTGTTCTCAGGTAAGATGTCATATCTTCTTCTCTACTCTcacttctcttctttctttcaaacacTGTTTTATTTGCTCTTTGTTGCATACCATGGCCTTTATTCTGGAATGCTATTACAGTCCTGCTACTCTGATTTTGACTTTTCCCCCAACCACCCAAAACCTAGGAGACCAAAGCCataggaaaaataggaaaactgcCAGTGTCAAGGTAGGGCTAATATGTTTGTCAGATATAATGGTCCCCAATCTTTGCTGGCCCATTGCCAATgtattacagaaataatattCTGTAGTCAAAATTTTACTTTGCCTTCATTGTTACCTTCAAGGACTGCatctgtggaaaataaaatataggacTAATATCAGAAGATTGGAGACTTTTGTTATACTTATTTCatccaaaacacacacaaagaaatgtaTGTTACTTAATAAttatcattttcagaaaaaatgtgaACTCTTCAGGAGAATAGGAAATACTTGGAAATCTGAAGCTAGTGATGgtctttctatctttttttttcaccagttAATATGAATTTACAAAAGATATATTATATACTCTAGTATTAAAGCTATTCCAGTCTTTTCAATCAATAAGCAT
The DNA window shown above is from Aptenodytes patagonicus chromosome W, bAptPat1.pri.cur, whole genome shotgun sequence and carries:
- the LOC143171928 gene encoding uncharacterized protein LOC143171928 encodes the protein MGAGPSTGEGILKKSPLGCILIHWKQIAGSPGGVTRRDDLIKYCNQWWPLYKLEDGEKWPRNGTLNYNTLLQLMLFLRREGKWDEILYADMFFTLRQHPEWQKKCGINLAPTDPLVLALEKDEREREKGKVLKRCCSACSIGQRCLKLTQKEQEEDLEMLVAPGLRQRSQNHGFEPFRVEGESDDESERGATRATPVARRTRNRQGTVLQAPLRQAVGNEGPVVVKVPFSITDLNNWKIAAGNYRDDSDRVASAFEMMIKTQDPDWKDIEVIMQVLFDSTEREMIRKTARTQVEAQIAAGTLQGQLEHHFPSADPAWDPNDNGEKLLLTQYQKWVLFGIRNAIPKAINWSKLYEIKQDKKESPTDFLNKLKEAARKYTTLDPESEEGKSQLATLFIGQSADDIRRKLQKLQGADARDLGKLLDRAWLIYRNRDQQKEKGNARLIAALEGVRGSQGGQRRDGFGGGRHREGRSRGYSRPPLGKTQCAYCRKEGHWKQECPLLQKNGKSETSILNIEMED